From Trypanosoma brucei gambiense DAL972 chromosome 5, complete sequence:
CACTAACGAGGAGACCTCCACGGACAACGCAGGCACCGATTTGACGCTCGCGCACATCTTTGTTCCATATTTCCGCGTTTGCCAGAACAAGGTTAATGTTATTGTCGAATCCCTTCAGCACGCCATGCACTTCGCGGTCCTccaatgaaacaacaacacgacGATCCAGATGCGGCTCTAGTGACAGTAtgctctcctttttcttaagGATGTGTGCCTGCTGTGCCGACATCGCACCACCGAAACACGTATAAACTAGGTTGCCTCAGCAATGGTAAGGCAGAGGTTAAAAATGGGAGGAAAGgatgcaaggaaaaaaacaaacatagtGATGCAGCAAATACCAACACATTTCACACCTTCACCACTGCCTCCATGCCTGTTGTCTCACCGGTTTCCCTTTCGATAGTGTTGTTACCATTCCTCCCACAACATTGAGTTCAATGCTGCGTTTGAGTTGTCACAAACCTAAAGATGTTGCTGATTGTGTACCCGGGTCTTCAAATGGACACGAAGAATCGTATGGACACACAGAAACATACACAAGTACGTTTGTAGACCCACAAGGTAACGCGCACGCATCCGATAGTCGCTCACTCCGCAACATTGGCTAACCtcaactcccttttttgcttaTATCCAAAATTCAGTTTCTTCTCGCCTCCCCTGCTTCGACCCCACTCACGTGGCTACCATTTCGCATTGTCCATTTCcacctcccccccccgcccTTTCGAGTGCTATACACTTTATGGTGCGTTCCACTCAAGCGAGCGCGGGAATTGCTCATGGTTTATGAATGGCAAATCCTGCAAATCCTTCTCGTGGTGATGCATCTCCAGTTGCTGTACTGGTATGCTGTGCAGCAACCACGTTTGATCCTCTTCAAATGGGGTTTGGTCCACTTTTCCTGGAATCTGTTGCATGGGCCAAAGCTTGTTCACATTGTACACTGGTGCTGGCTCCGCAGAGATTGTAAACTGTTTATCCAAATATTTGGCGGTGTACGCCATCCAGTCCTGCGTGGCGGGTGTCTCGCTCGGCGTTGGTGGAAAACGGCTGGTTGGTGTATGGTACTCATGTGGGAACCGCTCGGCATTTTGCGGCAAATGAGGAATACTCTTCAGTTTGAATGTCTCCTCCTCCGCGATGGTGCGGGCAAGCAGCGCATCCGTGGCAGCTTGTGGTCGTAGTTGTGGTTCCACCAACCGTCGCGGCCTCCTCGCCTCCGGAGGCACACGGACAAAATCGAGACCAGAAACGTCAGTAATGCCATCATTGACGGCCCGCAACGCTTCTTCGCTACACTGAAGACGCCTCGCTATGGCCACAAGCGTATCATTAGCATGCACACGCTCAACCGGGCTGAACTCAGACTCGCTCGTTGACGTCCAGCAGGAAAGTGGGGCAACCAGTTCCGTTACTGAAGAATCAAACTCGCCCGCTTCGCTCTCTTTCTTCTGGTATGTCAGAGCGGCATGACCGTTACACTGTTGCAGTTCCTCTACTGTGCAATCAAGAATTGCTGCCGCCTCCTCCCATGTCCGAATACGCTCCCCATCCTTCGCTGATGTTGTTTTTAGCGGAAGTACAAGTGGAGTCGCCCCAAAGCTTGTAAGTCTCCGTGTGGCAGTCACGGGGACATTAATCACAACTCCTGCCTCGATTGTCTCACGCTCCGCGTTCGCATCCTTCAATTCACCGACACTGCAACCCAAGCGCTGCGCCACGGCATCCCAGTTTTCACCTTCATGGACAGTGTCAGTGCTCAGTCGGTTTACTGGTGCCGACTGCCAGTctaaagcaaaggaaaacataCGGTGATGTTCGTGCGTCGTTGGTGTCGCCGGGTCGTGTTCTGTAGGGAAAACCGCAGAATCGTGTATCACGTTACGTCGATAAATGGTGTGAAACTCGCAGGACGTCTGACGATGCAACCAGTGGCGTATATCGTACATGCGCTTCTCAAATTCCGTGCTTTGAAAGGGCAACTTGCATATTATTACCCTAAAGAACTTGCGAAACTCGTAGTGGGCTGTCGACATCTCAAGTTCTGTAAATGAGGTGTCAGAAGAAGATGTCCAAAACTCGGCCATACGCACCCACGGCTCCAGTTTCTCAACGTGTGGCCATGATGTGTGCGGATCGTATATGTTTGTCGCACCTGGTACCGGTACATTACAACGGTTGATGACACTTAGACATTGCTCTTCTAGGCGCCGCAGGTCAGAGCGCAGGAAATTTGCGACCTCCTCCTTATCGTATTCATCAAGCCCCCCAAACGGACCGGCGCGGGCACAGTTGAATGCAGCGAGCAACTCCGGATCCACCGCACCTCCCTGCAGCAACCGACGTACCGCCACCAACTTCTCCTCCACTATTTGGCGACCCACATCCTTCAAGAACATGCAAACATCCTCAGCCAGCTTCATCACGTGGTGATCCCAAAATCCTTCCAGAACAATTTTGTAGGTTACCTCGGAACCACGAATACCATCCTCCTCGGTGTTCTCAAACACAAAGCGCCTATTTCGCACTTTGGCCACTTCATATTCGTACCAATCCTCCGTTTTCCACTGGAAGGGGAACACACTTCGATCAGCGTTAATTTTTCCGGCATAAGACGGTATAGGCTCGAGCCGCCCGACGTCACGTTGCACTTCCAAAGGACTGAGAATGCGAGCGTGCTGGTGATGCTCACGCACAGCGCGATCCATTATGGTCTCCAGTGTGGGTGGTGGCGTTTTTTGATTCGCTTCGTTCATCTTCGTCAAGTAGGCGTCACGGAAGGGAAAACCTTTCTGTCCATTCCCACGGGACTTGCGTGGGTCAAATCTGGCGAACTCCCGCATGTATTGTACATACTCCCGGCCCTTCGCGTCGAATTCGTTGAACGGACGGAAGCGAAATGCATTCGGTGGCGCGCTTGCGCTCCACGGCCGATAATCTCCCATATGATGCGTCATGGAAGTACAGATATACCAACTGTCAACGTATTGGTCCTCAGGCACATCCGGTCGCACAAGTGGGCCGCGAATACTCATGGGAAATTTGTCGTCAATGGGATCGATAAACTCGTTAGTTTTGGTGCTGTTCATGCTTTGTGGTGCAGCAACGGGGGCCGGACCGTCAAACTTTGGCATTTGCGTGGGCATTCGGTACCGCGACCAATAGTACGCAACCACATGACTACGTCTAACCATTCGGTATCCTGCCGCTGCGCCCGCAAGAGTTCACACCCCCTTCGCCTCCGCAGACAATAACTATATTTCTTCTCGCAacacagaaaaaaggagggagaggTCAAAGTCTGCTAGTGTGATGTGGCAACAAAAAAGTTGGGGGAAAGGTTTAACTTGAGCACTGTGTGAACTCACCTGCACCAttgagcagcaacaacagattGAAACATGCAACGAGCCCAGTTTTCCAGCGACCGTATCCCAACCGCTTTGAAAAGTATTTTGTGATATATGTCACGAACCCCCACGCGCGGTTGGGTTTGAAGCATCTTCCAGCACCCACCCGAATTGTCGAATGAGTTCCTCCTTCGATCGGCACGTCGCGGTATCGACTGCAGCCTCAAGTGCTTCAGGAGCAGAGGCCTCATGGACGGTGGGAAACACGGAAAACCACAGCATTCCCTCGAATACGCCCCGAACCAGCGCTACTTTACCGTTGTGTCGGCTCTTCGAAAAGTAGACAATGTCACCGGGTGCGAAACCAAAGCCCGTGTCGGGCGACACATTCAGTACGATGCTATCTCCTGATTTAGTTGTTGCTTTCATACGTTATACCGCTTCTCATCAATACGCAAAccgaggaagaagaagaagaaaaacaaatgaagaagtcgaaaagaaaaaaaaattgatggCACGAGAGTGAACCAGTTGTCAAGCACGATAAGTAAAATGttttggttgctgctgttgttatttgctAGCACGCTTCCGCACGCTACATTTAGGCGATCGAAAGTTCTATACCGAACGGATTCACCTACgcaactttttctctttctctccccACACGAATACCGCAAGTGACAACTGGCTTTGCGCCGTGAAACCGAAAATGATCTGCCATCCAAacagggagggaaggggtcAATGATGCACAATCAAACgccacacacatacgcatgTGTATTCCCGTCATGCAGCTAAACAACAAGTGAAGTGAGTCAACCGAGTAAATATTCATCTAAACGTTCACGCATCCGCATGATTGTACATACTTGGTCATGCGCCACCTTCGCGTGATCAATAACAACGCAAAGTCAACGCTGCCAAGTGAAACTTCACACCAAACTCTGAAGATGTGAAATATGCTACGGTAACAGGAAACCACCGGCTTGCGGTGATGAAAACTTACAAAACGTGCGAGACCTCCTCCCTATACTGCAGGTGTTTTCCTCAAACACCTATTCAAGTATAAATAACCCAACACACACGTTAAAACGCTTgcagcaaagaaaacaacggaTTCCCAATAGGGCCCAATCATCGCGCCCCGCGCACCAAAACTCATTTGTGGCCCGCTTACCACGTGCAGAGCATAACGCGCACTCCTATACACAGTTTGATTAAGCCAATCTTCATCCAATTTCCATAAAGGTTCCTTCTCTTCATCTCGAAACTTCAGCCCCCGAGGCACAGCAGCGGAAAGCATCGGTTGTTCCCATCCAATACGCTTCAAACTTGCCTGAATTGCCTCCTCCATGGCAGTAGGGTTAGTTGTGACACGGTTGCCCAACACACCGACGCTGTAATCGGGGATGCCCACCGGGGATCCGGATTCCACGGCACGCCGCTCCAAGAAACTGCACTTCGTGTTTACAGTAAAGCATTCCCACAACTGGTGCACAAGGGTGCGGTCAACCCCAACCGCGACACCCGGTAGAACGACGCGAAGTAATGCATCAGCCGCCTCTGCAACGGACTCAGCGCTAAGAGAGACACTGTCGTTGTGGGACATGGAGTCTCTTACCGTAAAAACGTTAGGATTTGCATACGTTGTGTTGTAGCGTGTCAGCGTTAGGAAAGTTTTTTTCACTATCGTTGATTTACCCAGAAGGTCGAGAACTGTTGTGATGGGTGAGTACGGCAATTGGCGGGTTGCTGCGCGGGAAACAGAAGCCTTTTCGAGCGCTGCTTCTGCCTCCGCTTGTGCAGTGACTTGACTACGTGATGCAGCAGACGCTCTGCTGTCTACATGGTAAAACAGTGGGGACCCATCCGTTGCCACTTGGTCGAATGAAACAAACGTGTCCACAGAGTCAAAGTCTACGGTTGTGAAGTTCAGGTTACCTCCGTATGCTACTGAACATGACTTCAGGCCCTTATACGCGCATGCCAGCTGCATAGCGTCGGATACGAAACGTGAGCTGCCAATGCTCCCAACGTGTTCaccagggaagaaaaatgcataCACATCACGCGAAGGGGCTTTGATGCCGTCCAAAACCCGCTTCAGCACGTCCATTACTGCCAACGCTGCAACAATACCGCTGGCAGGGCAGTCAGCACCGGGCGTCGCGCCATGCACGAGCGACACCGCTGTTGACGCCACCATGATAGCAATAGCGCCCTTCCGCGTTTTCTTCACAAACGATGGCTTCCTTGTGTTGCCGCCGCTCCACTCCCATTTTGTGTCTGCATTACTTGCCCACACAGTCCAACCACCTAATGGACTGCACCTCGGCAACGAGGCGCCATTCAAACAATCAGTTAAGGCTGAAATGGACGTCATGTGTGGAGCCAACTCCCCTCCGCTCCGTGTTTCTACAACGTTGTATGGATGCGGTGTCTTCACCCACCGCTGTCGGTTAAACGTGGCGGCCTCCACGAGGGCTGCCCACTCGCCCCTGTCGGAAGCGCTCCTTCTCTCCACAGATGAGGAATTGCTGGCGATATAGAGCACTTCAAAGTCGTAGGAACTCCTCACAACGTGTGGTATCAACAGTGGATCCCCGCTTCCGCAGGAAGTATTACACGAGGATGAACATTGTTGAGTATCATCGGAGTAGAGTACCGCAGTGATGTTCAGTAAACGATTCCTTTCGGTGAGCTGCAATGTGTTGTATTGTTTGGCGGCATCGAGGAGACACTTTATGTCACACTCACTCCTaacctttccctctcccagAGCCACGATACCGAAACCTTTTACTCCAGATTCAAGTGGGGGCTTCATTGCACCGAGCAGCGAAACGAGCATGGTGGGCCTACACTCAGCCAATTTCAACTGCTCCAGTCCATCTGCTTTAAGAAGGAGTAGTGAGTGGGCACCCTCTCTCTTACCTCCACCTGCACAACCCCAATACTCCCCCATTATACCACCTCTCGACGCTTCAGTTGGTGTTATGACATCCCTGAGGATGCAGTGACCCGCAGTATCATAATTTCTGAAGTAAGCACGGTACGCCATGTCGTATGGCTGTTGCGGAACATCTCTAGAGAAGCTCTGCGTTgcaacggcggcagcaatctgtgagaacaacaacagcagcactgCTACTGCAAGAAAGTGATCAACACCTTGTAACATCAATATTCTGAACTAAAACAGGAAGCGTTCCTTTCCACCTTGAAGTTAATGTCTGCAAATGTAAGCGAGGTGGTGgtaaaatatacatatacatatatatatatatatataatgccCAAGCAAAGTGCTTTGACCGAAGAGATAATGTATGAGCTGGAGGTTACACCTTTTGTATTACTCAAATGCAGTAAAAGTTGTAGTGATTACAGACTGGGGTGGGGACTGCAGCACATAGCTTGTGGCTCCCAATCAGtaacaaaacaagagaaaacaTCAATACATCATTCCCCCAGGTAACTGACACGGGATTCCCCACCCTATCAGGAAAATTTATTTCGACTCGCTCTTCATTCTAAGCGTCCTGCGACGGACGGAAAGGAGTCCTCAGAGCGGCGTGTGATGCGAGGGAAACAGCCCGGTTTCCACCAGTCCCTTCAACCACGTTTGGCGCCCCGCAGCACTGGTTTCCAACTAGTGGCGGTAGAGGTTGCGGTGGTCCTCTGTATCCTGCGCACTCAGGGTCGAAACATTTCTGAACCCACATCCCGCAATGAAGATCAACACTTATGTAAACGTTGTTGGATCGGTGCTGGCGCCCAATGTTGCCGCAGTAGCGGGACCCCTTCAACATGAATAGTAGGTAACGGTCGCCACAGCGGCGAATGGAGCTCACACCGCACTCAACGCCACCCGCAGAACTCCACTGTTCGCCAATGTATTTGGCGAGTGCACCGTACCTCTCGGTCTCTTCAAGAGGCAGTTGCTTACTCAACAAATTGACTCCCTTAGTAGAAGCATTTGGTGTACCACTGACACTACGTGGCGGTGACACGTCAGGTACAGTAACAACTCGTTGGGTCCCATGTGGCAAAGTAATGAGCGATGCAAAGAATAGCGAAACCGCATCCGTCATCCGCTCTGTTGTCTTCTCCAAAGCGAGAATGCTTGTCTTATGAAGCTTGCAGCTCCCAAGGCACCGCATTGTACGGTTCCGACTGTATACACCCGAATCAATAACGCACCTCAGGGGCAAAAAGGGCAGGTTGGGTGCGTCCTCCGAGGGAAGCACAGGGAAATGCTTCGGCACGTCATGGTAAAACAAAGCTGTGTGAAGTTGTATATCACTTTCCACCCGCTCATACAGGTAGTCGATGAACTGCGAAACAAGTCGTCCAACATCCCCGTTGCTCCCAAACCAGTGTCCATCAAACTTCACAACATAGTGCTGTGAGAACTTTGCACTACATTTGCCATCGTATTGGTGTTGCTGAACCGATCGCATAACTAATACGCTTACGCCCAAACCAAGCGGCCACTCTTCAAAGAATGTATCGTGTTCACTAGGGGTAGTGGGGCACCCGGAAACGTCCCTTTTAAGCTGCAGATGATCCTGCTTGAGACCCGACAGTAGCTCAGGATATACCTCACGAAGAAACGCATAAAGTTCCCTCAGCAATAGTGTGGTGGTCTTACTGTTGTCAGCTCGAATCCTACAATTCCACGGGCAGCAGCGAGGGGGCCTCCAGAGAGCTGTTTCCAGAGCTGAAGCGTATGTTGTACTTTCACATTCATATACGTCGGCCACGCATTTGTTCGAATCGTTATCGTCGCACGAGCTGTCGCTGTCACTGTCTACAACATGCACAACGGGGCGCCAAGCTGAGTAATCCCTCTCCCGCTCAACATCCAAATACATGTGGCATGCCGCTTTTTCTCGTATTACTTCATAGAGGTGCTGTTGTAGCGGCTCGATGTCTTCAACTATTTGCGCCAACCCTTCAACAGTGGCAGCCAGAAACATCCGCGACTGGCCCGAGAGCGGCGTTTCACCGTAAAGTATTGAATAATCTTCACGAAGTGCAAGTTTGGGTCGCCCTGCGTTGGAGTACTCCATCTTTACATCCCCATCACTGGAACGCTTGCGAAACAACCGCCCCGCAGCACTCGCCGAACTGGAAGGTGTGGAACGAATACTGCGCGAGGCGAGAATGTGGACGGCCTCCTCTTCTGATGGAAACTCCACGCTGAAGGGCAGCCACCGCTGGCCTCCCTCGATGTCGAGCTTGTCCTCACCATTATTCCTCGAGTCAATGAAATCaaaaagttgttgctgcgTTGGAAAGAGGCGGCACTTCTCACTATCAAAGTGCTCCGTGAACGTTGCCCTACACCAGAGCATCTGCCTCTACAGTTTGCGCATTGACTTTACTACAAACTTCACTTTTGATATCGGGCCAAGAAGGGTAATGACCATGATACAGACAGTGTAAAAATAAAGCAGGTGACTAAAGCAACAATGATAAAAAGGGTGCAAATAAACGTCGAGGGAGCCCAACAACATGCTCACAGAAGTGTTGGAAACAGCCTCACACGCACGATACTTCATACCACGTATGCGATAAAACTAAAACctccccccacacacaccccTTGTTTCCTTCTCCCAATCTCCCTGTAGTTTTGTCCTTAGAGGCGGTTTCACACATTCGTGTGGGGGCtctcatcattatcatcgcTCTTATTGCCGCTACAACTACGTTCTCTCATGAGTTGTAAATCATGAAGCACAGCACCCAAAAACGCCTTGCACGCCGACTCCCGGGCGCTTGTGTACCGCCATGAAATTGCCCTTCCAGCCGTACGCCCACCGACAACAAGGGAGACTTCGAAAAGCCTTGCGTGCGGTTGGTTGAGACCGTCAAGATAGCTACTCACTGGCTCACCATCTGTGGATAGGGGAACACCGTTCCGCATATCAGACTGTGTATCATAAAAAACAGGGTCACGCACAGGATCCTTGAATTTCAGCCGCGCAATTTTCTGCCCGTTCACAGGCTGCTTCTGCCCGTAGGAATCGGCAAAGTAATTGGCCACAGTGGAAAAGTCAACCGAATTACGGGATGCAGCACCGCGCTTGCACTGTTCCCATTCATCTGACGGTAGCCAACCGCTTCCATCATTTACACCGCCATGATCATCAACACCTGCCGTCTGCAGAAACTTTTTCTCCCGTTCCACACGCTGCTTCCACATATCGACGGCATCTAAGCCCCTGGGCCCGGCTGCTATTGATGAGAGAATGTCCTTAACGTTCCCAGAGGTATTTCCCTCATTACCTCTTTCCACTAACTCGTCAATTGTCAGTGTATCAGTCGCAGGATTACTTATCCCGAAACCTGAGCAAAGAACCACATCACCGTTAGCGGCACTCCCGTCTTTTACATatacatcatcatcattacaACTCCCGCCACCACCTTGGCCGTTGCTGTTGGAATCGCTACCGACATCGCGAGGGGTGCAGCACCCCGCTGAGAGACTTCTCGTCCTTGAGACAAACTGCGCCTGCAGTCCTTGAGCGGCGAGAATAGCCTCCGCAACGTTCATTGGTGGAAAATGCTGCAGTGTCCTCAGGAGAAGTCTAGTGGCAGCATTTGGGAGACCCGTATTAAGCCGGTTGCCATACACATGCAACAGCAGTTCCCGGGTTGCGTCTCGCCCTAAGTGGTGGTGCACGGCCCCAACGAAGTGCGAGAAAACCCAACCAAGTGGGCTTTGGCCACAACGAAGGGGTGTCATGTGGAATGATGTTCCCAATGTGTCACGACCGCGCAGCCCCACGTGTTTGGCAGTAAGAAACTCAAGTTTTGCTGCCCCCACCGACTCATCATCCTGATCTCTCGCAAGGTCATTGACGCCGAGAGGAACAGCCAGTTCGTCGAAATGGAGATCTTTAGCGAAAAGACGAAGTGTAAAGTGATTATGCAACACTGCGTTCAGTTGCTTGCAAGCATTCGCTGTTAGTACTAAACCCGCGTGCATCGCGTACTGCAGCACCTCTGTGGAAAGGAAATCGTCAATAGCTATGTCGCCCAGCATCGTGAAGTGGTGATTCTCTATCGTAAAATGAGGTGTGAACAGTGGCATGAACGCCTGCAGCATCGCACGGTCGCCAAACTGCGCCGCATTATTTTCCACAACATTGCGTAATCCGCACCGCAGAAACAGCTCGCGCAATCGATCCACAGGAACTGCCACGCGCCGGGGGGCAAGCAGAAGTCCCCAAAAGCAACAGAACATGCTCCGCGTCCGGCAACACCTTCCCACCTCACAGACGCGTAATGAGGGCTAGGGCGTTTGAACCACACATGTAAATTcgacaaaaaagatgatcggtaacaaaaagaaaaagagggacagTTTTAACTGGCGCGTAGTTGCGCACACTCGGCATCAAAAGGTGGCTTCACTTCGGTAAGTTACAACGTTAAAAGCACGTCAATGAATAGAGCACGAGGATTGGAACAAACCGGAatacttcatttttttcacttaCTCTCTGCAAACCTTCCCCATTCTATCACTTCAGTGCTCTCAGGATGCCGAACCACCGCGACTCTCGCAACAGTTCAAAATCACGCTAAGAAGCAATGACCGCTACCACTGATGTACAAActcaagagaaaaaaggaatggcCTACTTTTCACATCGGCAGCAAGCGCAAAAGCGCACACCACGGCGGAGCATGccgcaagaaagaaaatgagagaCACAAGCATAACAGACGGTCCCATACAAACAAGGCCAGAgacacgaaagaaaaaactcaTGAAGAGGCACCAGCGTTCCAGTGTTGGTGTCgctgttgattttttttacaaatgAATCACGGCGTCGAATGTTTGTTCATCCACACAAGGCATGTCCTCGAGTGATGAGTCACTAAAATCCACAGAATCTTCGTATTCTTTTAACCACGCGGTAATCTCTGAGCGCCCCTGTACTTCGAGAGGCACAGAAAGCTCTGCAGCTGGCCTCCTTCGCTCACGTTTGACGGTGTGCGTCGTGGAAGTCGCTGCCGCAGGTGAAGGGGCCACGGATTGTCCTAAATGAGGTAACGCATGTGCGATGGGAGCTGCACccgttttttgttgctgcagctGCTGACACTCGCGCGGATCTATTACCCTCGCCAACAGTGACTCCAGTAAAGAGCTGCGAGGAGTTCCTTGGTTCGGTTGATACTGTCGTTGCTGCTCCACTATATGGCGCTCAGCCTCCCCCACCATGCTAATGTTGCACTCTTCTTCAAACACACCGCCCGCTAATTTCAATCCATGCGTTCGCAAAAAGTCTTCAATCAACAGCAACGCTACACGGCCCTCTAACGGCAACTCTGCCGGCTGCAACACCGTTCCCAAGGCGGAATCGCGTAAACAAGGATCCGCTCGTATTACGCCAATGGCAGCTGCTCGCAGCTGCGCCCGCATTTTGCCCATCACACCCGACTCCCGCATGGCAGCCGCGAAGGCCTGTTGCAACCCTAGTAGAGTTGTGTTGATTTCATTCACatcatcctccatggcatGGCCCTCTTCCATCTGATCAGGCTCCTCTCTTTGGCCTTCTCAACTCCACACTCTCTCTAACGTATGCTAAAGCTGATGCTTAGTCTTTTGTGGCTCAACGTCAACAAGAAACCTTTACGTTGTGAACGTTACCGCACGCGTGGGAGGGAGCCGGCCGCTCACTGATTTGTCGCAACTCCCCTCTCACCAGGCGCCTTCAACTGCTGGGTCGCAGAGGCACCTGAGGGCTCCAAAGAGGAAGGCTCCTTAAAatgcaaagaggaaaagggggaaaaagaggaaaacaccCACTTTTGAAGAGAGTCGGTAAGAaggtacaaaacaaaaaaaaaaagaaaagggccACAAAGACGGCTGCTAAAACTATACACTTCAAGCATCGATCGTGATCACCAATTAATTGCGGAAGAATGCACAACACACTTGTGGCAACTGCGACACATAAATAACTGCTCCTAAACACCATGTCGGGTATGAACAGTGCATCGCCTCCGCTCTACAACCAGCAACAGACCCAGCATAACGTTAAATTACCCGGTTAATTGCATACATTTGTGTACTTGTGTACGACAAACGGCGGTGTTAACACCTTCAGAACAGTCCTGTACAATTAGTCGATCCTTACGTCGAACGAATGGAGAGACATCCTCACAGAGACGAATACGGACAGCGAATCCCTTCATCCACGCCGTTAAAGGCTCAGTTTGAAAAAGCGAACGGTGCCATCGTCGCTGGTTGAGGCAACTACACCGCTACTTTCAACTATCGCAAAACTTAATACCATTCGTCGGTGCCCCATAAGTCGGACGAGTGGTTCCTGCTGCTGAGACCTTCCATCCCACACCTTAATCTCTCCATCGCTACaaccagcaacaacaaaataaccaCTTGCCCAAGCAGCAGGAATAACGCTCTCCCCAACCTGAAACACTGTACGCAGTGTGAGGTCCGCGGCACTCCACACCGCTACACGGCAATCGCATGACGCTGAAAGAAGAAGCTGCGGCGGGGTCGTGTGACTTCCACGGCTACCAACGTTCACGTGTAGACTTTCAATGGCTTGGGTGTGCACCTCCGGAAGGGAG
This genomic window contains:
- a CDS encoding U6 snRNA-associated Sm-like protein LSm7p, with the protein product MSAQQAHILKKKESILSLEPHLDRRVVVSLEDREVHGVLKGFDNNINLVLANAEIWNKDVRERQIGACVVRGGLLVSVSSGDTAILQQNPFQ